A genomic segment from Salvelinus alpinus chromosome 8, SLU_Salpinus.1, whole genome shotgun sequence encodes:
- the trdmt1 gene encoding tRNA (cytosine(38)-C(5))-methyltransferase, with protein sequence MENLRVLELYSGIGGMHYALTESGVAAKVVAAVDVNTTANEIYKHNFPNTPLLPKTIEGMTLDDFNKLAFDMILMSPPCQPFTRIGLQGDISDPRTKSFLYILDLLPRLIKLPRFILLENVKGFETSSARDSLVKTLKECGFNYQELMVSPTCLGMPNSRLRYFLIAKAPPGSFSFHTTSEIQEGFPHPADKVLFEPSSPISPSPTTTTYQEEDHKEDEGGILYKLERAQDAERKSSQNRDQSLRQIRVYLEDQGEREMEQYLLPPKTLLRYALLMDIVRPTCRRSVCFTKGYGHYVEGTGSVLQSCMETDMEAAFKSPERLSDEEKLQQLSRLKLRYFSPREIANLMGFPKHFTIPKNISTKQQYRVLGNSLNVHVVARLIELLVS encoded by the exons ATGGAAAACCTCAGAGTACTAGAATTGTACAGCGGGATCGGAGGAATGCATTATGCATTAACAG AGAGTGGTGTGGCAGCAAAGGTGGTAGCTGCAGTGGATGTGAACACCACAGCCAATGAGATCTACAAACACAACTTCCCCAACACTCCTTTACTTCCCAAGACCATAGAG GGAATGACATTGGATGATTTCAACAAATTGGCGTTTGATATGATCTTGATGAGCCCTCCATGCCAACCTTTCACTAg GATTGGGTTACAAGGTGACATATCTGACCCCAGAACCAAGAGCTTTCTCTACATCCTGGACCTTCTACCAAG GCTCATCAAGTTGCCACGCTTCATTCTGCTGGAGAACGTGAAAGGCTTTGAGACGTCCTCCGCCAG AGACTCTTTGGTGAAAACGCTAAAGGAATGTGGATTCAACTATCAGGAGCTCATGGTTTCTCCTACATGT CTGGGGATGCCCAATTCCAGACTCCGGTATTTCTTGATTGCCAAAGCACCACCAGGATCTTTCTCCTTCCACACCACTTCAGAG ATCCAGGAAGGTTTTCCGCACCCCGCAGACAAGGTCTTATTTGAGCCCAGTTCTCCAATCTCACCTAGTCCCACTACAACCACCTACCAAGAGGAAGATCACAAGGAAGATGAAGGTGGTATCCTGTACAAGCTGGAGCGGGCTCAGGATGCTGAGAGGAAGAGCAGTCAGAACAGAGACCAGTCCCTCAGACAGATCAGGGTCTACCTGGAGGACCagggagaaagggagatggaGCAGTACCTCCTTCCCCCGAAGACCTTGCTGCGCTACGCTCTGCTCATGGATATAGTCAGGCCCACCTGCAGGAGATCTGTCTGCTTCACCAAAGG CTATGGACACTACGTTGAGGGAACAGGCTCTGTGCTTCAGTCCTGTATGGAAACAGAT ATGGAAGCAGCATTTAAATCTCCGGAGCGTCTGTCTGACGAGGAGAAACTGCAGCAGCTGTCCAGGTTGAAGCTCCGCTACTTCTCCCCCAGAGAGATAGCCAACCTCATGGGCTTCCCCAAGCACTTCA ctaTCCCAAAGAACATTTCCACCAAGCAGCAGTACCGAGTCCTGGGGAATAGCCTGAACGTTCATGTGGTCGCCCGGCTCATAGAACTCTTGGTATCCTAA